A region of Melitaea cinxia chromosome 15, ilMelCinx1.1, whole genome shotgun sequence DNA encodes the following proteins:
- the LOC123660395 gene encoding uncharacterized protein LOC123660395 — MTEIEWTNDQVLTLVNEYKNRPMLWDPNHDMYRVQTAKYEAWCELAEIFECEIGDLRKKFNSIFASHRREKSKVRLGGRSSWFLYNYLSFLPNHIGSEDLTVSVPTVKKRKKKEVAEEQEADHSAEEYEDNCNESPVHIMIKEEPDIERTPPKTKYICSKPRLTRVVKRRIVKDRTESLAERNKLLERKLYKRSEIYKKKDECDTFGEYIAMSLRKHDERTRSMIKQAINNILFEQEMKKYNSGQYAVVISNVDENPLIIGDECEK, encoded by the exons ATGACTGAAATAGAATGGACAAACGATCAAGTGCTGACGTTGGTCAATGAATACAAAAATCGGCCGATGTTGTGGGACCCGAATCATGACATGTACAGAGTTCAGACGGCTAAATATGAAGCTTGGTGCGAACTTGCTGAAATATTCGAGTGTGAAATAGGAGATTTACGGAAGAAATTTAACTCGATCTTCGCATCTCATAGGCGAGAGAAATCAAAAGTCCGGTTGGGAGGTCGATCGAGTTGGTTCCTTTACAACTATTTGAGCTTCCTGCCCAATCACATCGGCAGCGAGGATTTGACTGTTAGCGTGCCTACG GTCAAGAAGCGTAAAAAGAAGGAAGTTGCAGAGGAACAAGAAGCAGATCATTCAGCTGAAGAGTACGAAGACAATTGCAATGAGAGTCCAGTGCATATCATGATAAAAGAGGAACCTGATATCGAGAGAACTCCGCCGAAAACGAAGTACATTTGTTCCAAACCTCGCCTCACACGAGTGGTTAAGCGGAGAATAGTTAAAGATAGAACTGAATCGCTGGCTGAAAGAAACAAATTATTAGAAAGAAAGTTATATAAGCGCTCcgaaatatataagaaaaaagacGAATGTGACACATTCGGCGAATACATAGCGATGTCTCTGAGGAAGCACGATGAAAGAACACGTTCCATGATAAAGCAagctattaataatatactgtTTGAACAGGAgatgaaaaaatacaattctGGACAGTACGCGGTAGTCATATCAAACGTGGACGAGAACCCCCTCATCATTGGCGACGAGTGCGAGAAATGA